Proteins from a genomic interval of Lysobacter arenosi:
- the uvrD gene encoding DNA helicase II yields MDVSHLLDALNPAQREAVSAPPGHYLVLAGAGSGKTRVLTHRIAWLNEVHGVPTHGILAVTFTNKAAGEMRARVDGQLRNGARGMWIGTFHGLAHRLLRLHWQEAKLPEGFQVLDSDDQLRLVKRVVQGLEIDEARFPPRQIAWWINAQKDEGKRPQNIQPAGNDPWADVMLKSYEAYQERCERAGLVDFAELLLRAHELLRDNPALLAHYRHRFREILVDEFQDTNAIQYAFVRVLAGDSGHVFVVGDDDQSIYGWRGAKVENMQRFLKDFPGTQTIRLEQNYRSSANILEAANAVIAHNPDRLGKNLWTDSGTGEPIDLYAAYNEMDEARFAVERLRQWVRDGGSFGEVAVLYRSNAQSRAFEEALLSEQVPYRVYGGQRFFERAEIKDTLAYLRLIASRLDDAAFERAVNTPTRGIGERTLDEIRRRARTDAVALWEAARRTVSENGLTARARNAIAGFLALIDDIDTEVQPMTLPEKIDHVLIRSGLRDHYFNESRGQLDSRVDNLDELVSVASRFSRTDEEDAAAMPELVAFLSYAALEAGEGQAQAGEEGVQLMTLHSAKGLEFPLVFLAGMEEGVFPSGRSTEESGRLEEERRLAYVGITRARQKLVLSYAETRRIHGADMYGVPSRFLREIPPALLHEVRPKVQVSRPMYNSQPRRDMGHAAIEAPPIKLGAMVRHPSFGTGTVTDYEGAGAHARVQVNFDDAGSKWLVLAYANLQPA; encoded by the coding sequence ATGGATGTCTCCCACCTGCTCGACGCGCTGAATCCAGCGCAGCGCGAGGCCGTCAGCGCCCCGCCCGGTCACTATCTGGTCCTCGCCGGCGCTGGCTCCGGCAAGACCCGCGTGCTCACTCATCGCATCGCCTGGCTCAACGAAGTCCACGGCGTGCCCACCCACGGCATCCTGGCGGTGACGTTCACCAACAAGGCCGCCGGCGAGATGCGCGCGCGCGTCGACGGGCAGCTGCGCAATGGCGCCCGTGGCATGTGGATCGGCACCTTCCACGGCCTGGCCCACCGCCTGCTGCGCCTGCACTGGCAGGAAGCCAAGCTGCCCGAGGGCTTCCAGGTGCTCGACTCGGACGACCAGCTGCGCCTGGTCAAGCGCGTCGTGCAGGGCCTGGAGATCGACGAGGCCCGCTTCCCGCCGCGCCAGATCGCCTGGTGGATCAACGCGCAGAAGGACGAGGGCAAGCGCCCGCAGAACATCCAGCCGGCCGGCAACGATCCGTGGGCCGACGTGATGCTCAAGTCCTACGAGGCGTACCAGGAGCGCTGCGAACGTGCCGGCCTGGTCGACTTCGCCGAGCTGCTGCTGCGCGCGCACGAACTGCTGCGCGACAACCCGGCGCTGCTGGCGCACTACCGCCACCGCTTCCGCGAAATCCTGGTCGACGAGTTCCAGGACACCAACGCGATCCAGTACGCCTTCGTGCGCGTGCTCGCCGGCGACAGCGGCCACGTGTTCGTGGTCGGCGACGACGACCAGTCGATCTACGGCTGGCGCGGCGCCAAGGTCGAGAACATGCAGCGGTTCCTGAAGGACTTCCCAGGAACCCAGACCATCCGCCTGGAGCAGAACTACCGCTCCAGCGCCAACATCCTGGAAGCGGCCAACGCCGTCATCGCCCACAACCCCGACCGCCTCGGCAAGAACCTGTGGACCGACAGCGGCACCGGTGAGCCGATCGATCTGTACGCGGCCTACAACGAGATGGACGAGGCGCGCTTCGCGGTCGAGCGCCTGCGCCAGTGGGTGCGCGACGGTGGCAGCTTCGGCGAAGTCGCCGTGCTCTATCGCAGCAATGCGCAGTCGCGCGCCTTCGAAGAAGCATTGCTTTCGGAGCAGGTGCCGTACCGCGTCTACGGCGGCCAGCGCTTCTTCGAGCGCGCCGAAATCAAGGACACCCTGGCCTACCTGCGCCTGATCGCCTCGCGCCTGGACGATGCCGCCTTCGAACGCGCGGTCAACACGCCCACGCGCGGCATCGGCGAGCGCACGCTCGACGAGATTCGCCGTCGCGCCCGCACCGACGCGGTCGCACTGTGGGAAGCGGCGCGGCGCACGGTCAGCGAGAACGGCCTGACCGCGAGGGCGCGCAACGCGATTGCCGGTTTCCTCGCCCTGATCGACGACATCGACACCGAAGTGCAGCCGATGACGCTGCCGGAAAAGATCGACCACGTCCTGATCCGCTCGGGCCTGCGCGACCACTACTTCAACGAATCGCGCGGCCAGCTCGACTCGCGCGTCGACAACCTCGACGAACTGGTGTCGGTGGCTTCGCGCTTCTCCCGCACCGACGAGGAAGACGCCGCGGCGATGCCGGAACTGGTCGCCTTCCTCAGCTACGCCGCGCTCGAGGCCGGCGAAGGCCAGGCCCAGGCCGGCGAGGAAGGCGTGCAGCTGATGACGCTGCACAGCGCCAAAGGCCTGGAGTTCCCGCTGGTGTTCCTGGCGGGCATGGAAGAGGGCGTGTTCCCGAGCGGACGCTCGACCGAGGAGTCAGGACGTCTCGAGGAAGAGCGCCGCCTGGCCTACGTCGGCATCACCCGCGCGCGCCAGAAGCTGGTGCTGAGCTACGCCGAGACGCGCCGCATCCACGGCGCCGACATGTACGGCGTGCCGTCGCGCTTCCTGCGCGAAATTCCGCCGGCGCTGCTGCACGAGGTGCGGCCGAAGGTGCAGGTGTCGCGGCCGATGTACAACTCGCAGCCGCGCCGCGACATGGGCCACGCCGCGATCGAGGCGCCGCCGATCAAGCTCGGCGCGATGGTGCGCCATCCCAGCTTCGGCACGGGCACGGTCACCGATTACGAAGGCGCCGGCGCGCACGCGCGCGTGCAGGTCAACTTCGACGATGCCGGCAGCAAGTGGCTGGTGCTGGCGTACGCGAACCTGCAGCCGGCGTGA
- a CDS encoding TIGR00645 family protein has protein sequence MTQTSERTLNPLPALIFSSRWMQLPLYLGLIVAQGVYVVLFIKELWHLMSHATSFGEQQIMLAVLGLIDVVMISNLLVMVIVGGYETFVSRLRLEGHPDQPEWLSHVNASVLKVKLAMAIIGISSIHLLKTFIAIGGLGADPAIAAAASVATDPAAKGMVYTEAGVMWQTIIHCTFILSAIGIAYTDKLMAQAAKPHKAAH, from the coding sequence ATGACGCAGACGTCCGAACGCACCCTCAATCCCCTTCCGGCCCTGATCTTCAGCTCGCGATGGATGCAGCTGCCGCTTTACCTGGGCCTGATCGTCGCCCAGGGCGTGTACGTCGTCTTGTTCATCAAGGAGCTGTGGCACCTGATGTCACACGCGACCTCGTTCGGCGAGCAGCAGATCATGCTGGCGGTGCTGGGCCTGATCGACGTGGTGATGATCTCCAACCTGCTGGTGATGGTGATCGTCGGCGGCTACGAGACCTTCGTCTCGCGCCTGCGCCTGGAAGGGCACCCGGACCAGCCGGAGTGGCTGAGCCACGTCAACGCCAGCGTGCTCAAGGTCAAGCTGGCGATGGCGATCATCGGCATCTCCTCGATCCACCTGCTCAAGACCTTCATCGCCATCGGCGGCCTCGGTGCCGATCCCGCGATCGCCGCCGCTGCCTCCGTGGCGACCGATCCCGCCGCCAAGGGCATGGTCTACACCGAAGCCGGCGTGATGTGGCAGACCATCATCCACTGCACCTTCATCCTGTCGGCCATCGGTATCGCCTACACCGACAAGCTGATGGCGCAGGCTGCCAAGCCGCACAAGGCGGCGCACTGA
- a CDS encoding glutathione S-transferase N-terminal domain-containing protein translates to MIDLHYWPTPNGHKITLFLEEAGLEYTIHPVDIGAGDQFKPEYLKISPNNKMPAIVDRAPADGGEPISVFESGAILLYLANKTGKFFADDLRGRVEVNQWLHWQMGGLGPMTGQYGHFHVYAPEDIPYAKDRYKREVLRLLGVLDKRLADREFIAGHFSIADMAAHPWINPYTKAPLDLEPFANLRRWHAAVAARPAVQRAYAVGERYGAKREMTPEMHKILFGTPETK, encoded by the coding sequence ATGATCGACCTGCACTACTGGCCGACCCCCAACGGCCACAAGATCACCCTGTTCCTCGAAGAGGCAGGGCTGGAATACACCATCCACCCGGTCGATATCGGCGCCGGTGACCAGTTCAAGCCCGAATACCTGAAGATCTCGCCGAACAACAAGATGCCGGCGATCGTCGACCGTGCACCGGCCGACGGCGGAGAGCCGATCAGCGTGTTCGAGTCCGGCGCGATCCTGCTGTACCTGGCCAACAAGACCGGCAAGTTCTTCGCCGACGACCTGCGCGGCCGCGTCGAGGTCAACCAGTGGCTGCACTGGCAGATGGGCGGACTGGGACCGATGACCGGCCAGTACGGCCACTTCCACGTCTATGCGCCCGAAGACATCCCGTACGCGAAGGACCGCTACAAGCGCGAAGTCCTGCGCCTGCTCGGCGTGCTCGACAAGCGCCTGGCCGACCGCGAGTTCATCGCCGGTCACTTCAGCATCGCCGACATGGCCGCGCATCCGTGGATCAACCCCTACACCAAGGCCCCGCTCGACCTGGAGCCGTTCGCGAACCTGCGCCGCTGGCATGCGGCGGTGGCCGCGCGTCCGGCGGTGCAGCGCGCGTACGCGGTCGGTGAACGCTACGGCGCCAAGCGCGAAATGACCCCGGAAATGCACAAGATCCTTTTTGGCACACCAGAGACTAAATGA
- a CDS encoding S9 family peptidase: protein MSIATVPALAQKSPTAAAPQKLTLEALAGDAPLSGPSLMKAKIAPDGSRVTFLRGKESNKNRLDLWAYDIASGQTVKLVDADDILPGDEVLSDAEKARRERQRIAALSGIVDYQWAPDSKALLFPLGGELYVYDLSKSGKAAVRKLTSGEGFATDPKLSPKGGFVSFVRDRNLWVIDLASGKQVQLTRDGSETIGNGVAEFVADEEMDRHTGYWWAPDDSAIAFARIDETPVPVQKRYEVYPDRTEVVEQRYPAAGDHNVLIKLGVVAPKAGSAPKWVDLGKEQDIYLARVDWRGPKHLTFQRQSRDQHTLELIENDLATGKQRVLVTETSKTWVPLHNDLRFLKDGRILWNSERSGFEHLYVLDADGGNAKALTSGEWPVDGVLAVDEAAGQVYFAAGKDSPLDAQVYRVPLAGGAIARLSQADGVHTASFAANASVFVDNWSNPTTPPQLELYRNDGTRIAALLENKLSDPQHPYAKFAAAQQPIEFGTLTAADGSTPLHYSVLKPAGFQAGKQYPVVVMVYGGPASQTVKRTWAPDFNQYLAQHGYVVFSIDNRGTPRRGAAFGGALYGKQGTVEVADQLQGVEWLKKQPWVDGKRIGVYGWSNGGYMTLMLLAKASDQYTCGVAGAPVTDWGLYDTHYTERYMGLPAGNIDGYKEARVLQHIDGLKSKLLLIHGMADDNVLFTNSTALMSALQKRGQPFELMTYPGAKHGFKGADNLHRLRLTEEFFGRCLK from the coding sequence ATGTCGATCGCCACTGTTCCCGCCCTCGCACAGAAATCCCCCACCGCCGCCGCACCGCAGAAGCTGACGCTCGAAGCGCTGGCCGGTGATGCGCCGCTGTCGGGTCCGAGCCTGATGAAGGCGAAGATCGCGCCCGACGGCAGTCGCGTGACCTTCCTGCGCGGCAAGGAGAGCAACAAGAACCGCCTCGACCTGTGGGCCTACGACATCGCCAGCGGCCAGACCGTGAAGCTGGTCGATGCCGACGACATCCTGCCCGGCGACGAGGTGCTCAGCGATGCCGAGAAGGCGCGCCGCGAACGCCAGCGCATCGCCGCGCTGAGCGGCATCGTCGATTACCAGTGGGCGCCGGACAGCAAGGCATTGCTGTTCCCGCTCGGCGGCGAGCTGTACGTCTACGACCTCAGCAAGTCGGGCAAGGCCGCGGTGCGCAAGCTCACCAGTGGCGAAGGTTTCGCCACCGACCCGAAGCTCTCGCCCAAGGGCGGTTTCGTCAGCTTCGTGCGCGATCGCAACCTGTGGGTGATCGACCTGGCCAGCGGCAAGCAGGTCCAGCTCACCCGCGATGGCAGCGAAACGATCGGCAACGGCGTTGCCGAGTTCGTCGCCGACGAGGAAATGGATCGCCACACCGGCTACTGGTGGGCGCCGGACGACTCGGCGATCGCCTTCGCCCGCATCGACGAAACGCCGGTGCCGGTGCAGAAGCGCTACGAGGTCTATCCGGACCGCACCGAAGTGGTCGAGCAGCGCTATCCGGCCGCCGGCGACCACAACGTGCTGATCAAGCTCGGCGTCGTCGCACCCAAGGCAGGCTCCGCGCCGAAGTGGGTCGACCTGGGCAAGGAACAGGACATCTACCTGGCCCGCGTCGATTGGCGCGGCCCCAAGCACCTGACCTTCCAGCGCCAGTCGCGCGACCAGCACACGCTGGAACTGATCGAGAACGACCTGGCCACGGGCAAGCAGCGCGTGCTGGTCACCGAGACCAGCAAGACCTGGGTGCCGTTGCACAACGACCTGCGCTTCCTCAAGGACGGTCGCATCCTGTGGAACAGCGAGCGCAGTGGTTTCGAACACCTGTACGTGCTCGATGCCGACGGCGGCAACGCCAAGGCACTGACCAGCGGTGAGTGGCCGGTCGACGGCGTGCTCGCGGTCGACGAAGCCGCCGGCCAGGTCTACTTCGCCGCCGGCAAGGATTCCCCGCTCGACGCGCAGGTCTACCGCGTGCCGCTCGCCGGTGGTGCGATCGCTCGCCTGTCGCAGGCCGACGGCGTGCACACCGCCAGCTTCGCCGCCAACGCCAGTGTCTTCGTCGACAACTGGTCTAACCCGACCACGCCGCCGCAGCTGGAGCTGTACCGCAATGACGGCACGCGCATCGCCGCGCTGCTGGAGAACAAGCTCAGCGACCCGCAGCATCCGTACGCGAAGTTCGCGGCGGCGCAGCAGCCGATCGAGTTCGGCACGCTGACCGCCGCCGACGGCAGCACGCCGCTGCACTACAGCGTGCTCAAGCCGGCCGGTTTCCAGGCCGGCAAGCAGTACCCGGTGGTGGTGATGGTCTACGGCGGCCCGGCCTCGCAGACGGTCAAGCGCACCTGGGCACCGGACTTCAACCAGTACCTGGCGCAGCACGGCTACGTGGTGTTCTCGATCGACAATCGCGGCACGCCGCGTCGGGGCGCCGCGTTCGGTGGCGCGCTGTACGGCAAGCAGGGCACGGTCGAAGTGGCCGACCAGCTGCAGGGCGTGGAGTGGCTGAAGAAGCAGCCGTGGGTCGATGGCAAGCGCATCGGCGTGTACGGCTGGTCCAACGGCGGCTACATGACGCTGATGCTGCTGGCCAAGGCCTCCGACCAGTACACCTGCGGCGTCGCCGGCGCACCGGTCACCGACTGGGGCCTGTACGACACGCACTACACCGAGCGCTACATGGGCCTGCCGGCCGGCAACATCGACGGCTACAAGGAAGCACGCGTGCTGCAGCACATCGACGGCCTGAAGTCGAAGCTGCTGCTGATCCACGGCATGGCCGACGACAACGTGCTGTTCACCAACTCGACCGCCCTGATGAGCGCGCTGCAGAAGCGTGGCCAGCCGTTCGAGCTGATGACCTACCCGGGTGCGAAGCATGGGTTCAAGGGTGCGGACAACCTGCACCGCTTGCGCCTGACCGAGGAGTTCTTCGGGCGCTGCCTGAAGTAA
- a CDS encoding DUF885 domain-containing protein, with protein sequence MIKPLTLAIALTLAAGTPALLQAATPAAKAPATKSAAAKASPAWVTKSNEYAQILLKAQAEFAPEQMSFFGVPGYDDRVVDLKPDNAKRFRDATTKAKAELQTRLATERDPNVRQDLAIMIQAADENIETSALNERLTLPWTDAPQTVFSGIKGLLSDQTPPERRARALDRLKAYVGQAPGTTPITELARARYEERTGDKALLRPTRLEVEQALGNVDTYVAGIKDLFAKYKVSGAEEALAAMDTQLKAYGQWARTSVLPEARTDTRLPAELYANQLKQYGIDIDPQLLIRRAQVEFMETRAAMQQLAPLVAKDKGLKVGDVHDYVGVINALKQQSMPNDQLEARYRTVIDAIDPIIRKEGIVDVPQRPMVMRLGSEAESAAQPAPHFLPAPLIGNTGQQGQFVLPVSVPTADGKALSYDDFNFDAVRWTLSAHEGRPGHELQFTAMVERGISLARTMFAFNSVNVEGWALYAEAEMVPYEPLDGQLIALQFRLMRAARAMLDPMLNLGLIDREAAGKILREKVGLSEAMTKQELDRYTFNAPGQAGSYFYGYTRILELRMETEVALGDKFDRLAFNNFLLDQGLLPPDLLAKAVREVFVPAQKAKK encoded by the coding sequence ATGATCAAGCCGCTGACCCTTGCCATCGCCCTGACCCTCGCCGCGGGCACGCCCGCCCTGCTCCAGGCCGCCACGCCTGCTGCCAAGGCGCCCGCCACGAAGAGTGCTGCCGCCAAGGCCTCGCCGGCCTGGGTGACCAAGAGCAACGAGTACGCGCAGATCCTGCTGAAGGCGCAGGCCGAGTTCGCACCGGAACAGATGTCGTTCTTCGGCGTGCCGGGCTACGACGACCGCGTCGTCGACCTCAAGCCCGACAACGCCAAGCGCTTCCGCGACGCCACCACCAAGGCCAAGGCCGAACTGCAGACCAGGCTCGCCACCGAGCGCGACCCGAACGTGCGCCAGGACCTGGCGATCATGATCCAGGCCGCCGACGAGAACATCGAAACCAGCGCGCTCAACGAACGCCTGACCCTGCCGTGGACCGATGCACCGCAGACGGTCTTCAGCGGCATCAAGGGCCTGCTCTCCGACCAGACCCCGCCGGAGCGCCGCGCACGCGCGCTCGACCGCCTCAAGGCCTATGTCGGCCAGGCACCTGGCACCACCCCCATCACCGAACTGGCACGCGCCCGCTACGAAGAGCGCACCGGCGACAAGGCACTGCTGCGCCCGACCAGGCTTGAAGTCGAACAGGCACTGGGCAACGTCGACACCTACGTCGCCGGCATCAAGGACCTGTTCGCCAAGTACAAAGTCTCCGGCGCCGAAGAAGCGCTCGCGGCGATGGACACCCAGCTCAAGGCCTACGGCCAGTGGGCGCGCACCAGCGTGCTGCCGGAAGCGCGCACCGACACGCGCCTGCCGGCCGAGCTGTACGCCAACCAGCTCAAGCAATACGGCATCGACATCGACCCGCAGCTGCTGATCCGCCGCGCCCAGGTCGAGTTCATGGAAACGCGCGCCGCGATGCAGCAGCTCGCACCGCTGGTGGCCAAGGACAAGGGCCTGAAGGTCGGCGACGTGCACGACTACGTCGGCGTAATCAACGCGCTGAAGCAGCAGAGCATGCCCAACGACCAGCTCGAGGCGCGCTACCGCACCGTCATCGACGCGATCGACCCGATCATCCGCAAGGAGGGCATCGTCGACGTGCCGCAGCGGCCGATGGTGATGCGCCTGGGCAGCGAGGCCGAGTCAGCCGCGCAGCCGGCGCCGCATTTCCTGCCGGCACCGCTGATCGGCAACACCGGCCAGCAGGGCCAGTTCGTGCTGCCGGTTTCGGTGCCGACGGCGGACGGCAAGGCTCTGTCGTACGACGACTTCAACTTCGATGCGGTGCGCTGGACGCTGTCGGCACACGAAGGCCGTCCGGGCCATGAGCTGCAGTTCACCGCGATGGTCGAGCGCGGCATCTCGCTGGCGCGCACGATGTTCGCCTTCAACTCGGTCAACGTCGAAGGCTGGGCGCTGTACGCCGAAGCCGAGATGGTTCCGTACGAGCCGCTCGACGGCCAGCTGATCGCGCTGCAGTTCCGCCTGATGCGCGCCGCGCGCGCGATGCTCGACCCGATGCTCAACCTGGGCCTGATCGACCGCGAAGCCGCGGGCAAGATCCTTCGCGAGAAGGTCGGTCTGTCTGAGGCGATGACCAAGCAGGAGCTGGACCGCTACACCTTCAACGCCCCGGGCCAGGCCGGCAGCTACTTCTACGGCTACACGCGCATCCTCGAACTGCGCATGGAGACCGAGGTGGCGCTGGGCGACAAGTTCGACCGACTGGCGTTCAACAACTTCCTGCTCGACCAGGGGCTGTTGCCGCCGGACCTGCTGGCGAAGGCGGTGCGTGAGGTGTTCGTGCCCGCGCAGAAGGCGAAGAAGTAA
- a CDS encoding YdcF family protein produces MTSRTAHRRALFGDRDVLHAMAVAGAACLFSAGLVYLGYFVHVLRVARRAPCRPQQGNCVLLFGKHSPQGRMDHDFQARLDRAVSLWTHSPPASVVLLGGGAPGEATEAELARRGLFARGVAQDAPLLLESQSRDTLQNLRNARALLGERMRSRVTLLSSRYHLARCALFARQLGFDAELCAAEPRLRLDARTWLRLAGEAGYVCMTDVGARWARLIGHQRMLARVS; encoded by the coding sequence GTGACCAGCCGCACCGCACACCGACGGGCCCTGTTTGGCGACCGCGACGTCCTCCACGCGATGGCGGTGGCGGGCGCGGCCTGCCTTTTCAGCGCCGGCCTGGTCTATCTGGGTTACTTCGTCCATGTCCTGCGCGTGGCAAGGCGTGCGCCCTGCCGGCCGCAGCAGGGAAATTGCGTGCTGCTGTTCGGCAAGCATTCACCACAGGGGCGCATGGACCACGATTTCCAGGCGCGCCTGGACCGTGCCGTTTCGCTGTGGACACACAGCCCGCCGGCGAGCGTGGTGCTGCTTGGCGGTGGCGCGCCCGGCGAGGCCACCGAGGCGGAACTGGCGCGACGGGGGCTGTTCGCGCGCGGTGTTGCGCAGGACGCTCCGCTGCTGCTCGAGTCGCAGTCGCGCGACACCCTGCAGAACCTGCGCAATGCCAGGGCGCTGTTGGGCGAGCGCATGCGTTCGCGCGTGACCCTGCTGAGCAGCCGCTATCACCTGGCGCGCTGCGCGCTGTTCGCCCGCCAGCTCGGCTTCGATGCGGAACTGTGCGCGGCCGAGCCGCGCCTGCGCCTGGATGCCCGCACCTGGCTGCGCCTGGCCGGAGAGGCCGGATACGTCTGCATGACCGACGTGGGTGCGCGCTGGGCCCGGCTGATCGGGCACCAGCGAATGCTCGCAAGAGTCAGCTAG
- a CDS encoding beta-ketoacyl-[acyl-carrier-protein] synthase family protein: protein MPPLAIRAYTATSAVGRGREALAVALRDSRSGLRRNDFGTAPLDCWIGRVDGLEDLPLPGPFSRWDSRNNRLAWLALNQDGIPEAIAAMIERHGADRVAVVVGTSTSSIGATEDAYANLDDGAFPADLARADVHTPHSLGEFVQHATGLRGPAITVATACSSSAKVFAQAARLIAAGLADAALVGGVDTLCGSVLFGFNSLQLVAAEPCRPFDAGRSGLSLGEAGGFAVLERAQPGDAGLQLRGYGESSDAHHMSSPHPDGLGAQLAMRDALARAGIDAGEVGYLNLHGTATPANDSIEAAAVARLFPDSLHASSTKGWTGHTLGAAGIVESVIALIALELGQLPGTLNSSAPDPACGPQIRFQPQRVDIDYAMNNSFGFGGNNCSLVFGRA from the coding sequence ATGCCGCCGCTGGCGATTCGCGCCTATACCGCGACGAGTGCCGTCGGCCGTGGCCGCGAGGCACTGGCGGTGGCATTGCGCGATTCGCGCAGCGGATTGCGTCGGAACGATTTCGGCACGGCGCCGCTCGACTGCTGGATCGGTCGAGTGGACGGGCTGGAGGATCTGCCGTTGCCGGGTCCGTTCAGCCGCTGGGACTCGCGCAACAACCGCCTCGCCTGGCTGGCCCTGAACCAGGACGGCATCCCCGAAGCCATTGCCGCGATGATCGAACGCCACGGCGCCGATCGCGTCGCCGTGGTCGTGGGCACGTCGACGTCGAGCATCGGCGCGACCGAGGATGCCTACGCGAACCTCGACGACGGCGCGTTCCCGGCCGACCTCGCCCGCGCCGACGTGCACACGCCGCACTCGCTCGGTGAATTCGTCCAGCACGCCACCGGCCTGCGCGGACCCGCAATTACCGTCGCCACCGCCTGCTCGTCGAGCGCGAAGGTGTTCGCCCAGGCCGCGCGCCTGATCGCCGCCGGCCTTGCCGATGCGGCGCTGGTCGGCGGCGTCGACACGCTTTGCGGCAGCGTTCTGTTTGGCTTCAATTCGCTGCAACTGGTTGCCGCCGAACCTTGCCGTCCGTTCGACGCCGGTCGCAGCGGTCTGTCGCTCGGCGAAGCCGGCGGCTTCGCCGTGCTCGAGCGCGCGCAGCCCGGCGATGCCGGCCTGCAGCTGCGCGGCTACGGCGAATCCAGCGATGCCCACCACATGTCCTCGCCGCATCCGGATGGCCTGGGTGCGCAGCTGGCGATGCGCGATGCGCTCGCCCGCGCCGGCATCGACGCCGGTGAAGTCGGCTACCTCAACCTGCACGGCACCGCCACGCCCGCCAACGATTCGATCGAAGCGGCAGCGGTGGCGCGCCTGTTCCCCGACAGCCTGCATGCCAGTTCGACCAAGGGTTGGACCGGGCACACGCTCGGTGCGGCCGGCATCGTCGAGTCGGTGATCGCATTGATCGCGCTGGAACTGGGCCAGTTGCCCGGCACGCTCAACAGCAGTGCGCCCGATCCGGCCTGCGGCCCGCAGATCCGTTTCCAGCCGCAACGCGTCGACATCGATTACGCGATGAACAACTCCTTCGGCTTCGGCGGCAACAACTGCTCGCTGGTGTTCGGTCGCGCATGA
- a CDS encoding beta-ketoacyl synthase chain length factor — MTPLLAHIEGIGFWTRGLPSWNAAVVHASAGTLVADAPSRPSPQLLPANERRRAPETVAVALEVAMAACHDAGREPSTLPSVFASTHGDLGITDYMCATLADEPRSLSPTRFHNSVHNAAAGYWTIGTGAMAAASAISAREASFAQGLLDALAHLANGDEAVLLVAYDGQASGPLARMAPSDGLLGGALVLSRQAAAGRPQLSVQLVQRHGDRDASGPLATLAAANAMAPMLPLFDLLARGNGSARVVAGPDHDLLVEVTGAEAAHG; from the coding sequence ATGACGCCGCTGCTGGCCCACATCGAAGGCATTGGATTCTGGACGCGCGGGCTGCCGTCCTGGAATGCCGCGGTCGTCCATGCCAGCGCAGGAACGCTCGTGGCCGATGCGCCGTCGCGACCGTCGCCGCAACTGCTGCCGGCCAACGAACGTCGACGCGCCCCCGAGACCGTTGCGGTCGCGCTCGAAGTGGCGATGGCCGCCTGCCATGACGCGGGACGCGAACCGTCGACGCTGCCGTCGGTGTTCGCCTCCACCCATGGCGACCTGGGCATCACCGACTACATGTGCGCGACCCTGGCCGATGAACCGCGCTCGCTGTCGCCGACGCGTTTCCACAATTCCGTGCACAACGCCGCCGCCGGCTACTGGACCATCGGCACCGGCGCGATGGCGGCGGCCAGCGCGATCAGCGCGCGCGAGGCCAGCTTCGCCCAGGGCCTGCTCGATGCGCTTGCGCACCTGGCCAATGGCGACGAGGCGGTGCTGCTGGTTGCCTACGACGGCCAGGCCTCCGGCCCGCTGGCGCGGATGGCACCGAGCGATGGCCTGCTCGGCGGCGCGCTGGTGCTGTCGCGACAAGCCGCTGCGGGACGTCCGCAGTTGAGCGTGCAACTGGTGCAACGCCACGGCGACCGCGACGCAAGCGGGCCGCTGGCGACGCTGGCGGCGGCCAATGCCATGGCGCCGATGCTGCCGCTGTTCGACCTGCTGGCGCGCGGCAATGGCAGCGCGCGCGTCGTTGCCGGTCCCGACCACGATCTGCTGGTCGAAGTCACCGGCGCGGAGGCCGCGCATGGCTGA